A segment of the Holophagales bacterium genome:
GAGGCCGCTTCGGTTCTCGCGGCAGAGAAGGGAGGCGGGTGGGTTCGACTCCCACACGCCGGTACGCGAGGCCTCGGCGCGGAACGCCGGAAGAGCAGCTAAGGGGAAGGAGCAGCACGAGCGCCGCGAGGCCTCCTCGCCCGATCGCCTCCGCTCGCGGTCCGGCCATCGGAGAGGAGTCTAGCGGTGCCGGGCGGAGGAGAAGCCGAGGACCTTGAGCAGCTCCGCGGTCGTGAAGACGAGGACGCCGGCGTCGTCGAAGTCGTCGTCGTTCGACCAGACCGGCAGCCCCCGCTTCAGGGCGAGGGCCAGGACCGTGGTGTCGTTGGGATCACGCTTGCCGATGAGGCTCGCGGCATCCTTCAGCCGTGTCCGGTAGCCGCTCTCGGGCACGATCTCGATCGGCAGCGCGTCGAAGA
Coding sequences within it:
- a CDS encoding PIN domain-containing protein; the encoded protein is MVSKTLRSVVADANVLLSASLGHAARKVFEKARVFHVITTDVAAGEVREYLPVLAAKAGLDRAPIIRVFDALPIEIVPESGYRTRLKDAASLIGKRDPNDTTVLALALKRGLPVWSNDDDFDDAGVLVFTTAELLKVLGFSSARHR